One genomic segment of Bombina bombina isolate aBomBom1 chromosome 4, aBomBom1.pri, whole genome shotgun sequence includes these proteins:
- the RPL22L1 gene encoding 60S ribosomal protein L22-like 1 — MAPLKVKKEKRSKKAAWRFTLDLTHPVEDGIFDSVNFEQFLKERVKVNGKTGNLGNIVHIERLKNKISVVSEKQFSKRYLKYLTKKYLKKNNLRDWLRVVASDKETYELRYFQISQDEESETEE; from the exons ATGGCGCCT CTAAAAGTCAAGAAGGAGAAGAGATCTAAAAAAGCCGCCTGGCGATTTACCCTGGATCTCACACATCCAGTGGAGGATGGGATATTTGATTCCGTGAATTTC GAACAGTTCCTAAAGGAAAGAGTGAAGGTAAATGGAAAAACAGGAAATCTTGGGAACATTGTTCACATTGAACGTTTAAAGAACAAAATATCAGTGGTTTCAGAGAAGCAGTTTTCTAAAAG gtaCCTGAAATACCTTACAAAGAAGTATCTCAAGAAAAACAACTTGCGTGACTGGCTACGTGTGGTTGCATCTGACAAGGAGACCTATGAGCTCAGATACTTCCAGATCAGTCAAGATGAGGAGTCTGAAACTGAAGAATAA